The following coding sequences lie in one Spinacia oleracea cultivar Varoflay chromosome 1, BTI_SOV_V1, whole genome shotgun sequence genomic window:
- the LOC130465648 gene encoding AP2/ERF and B3 domain-containing transcription factor ARF14-like, whose protein sequence is MQGGQTSRFRGVVLRSPGKWGAQFSVKRKQYWLGTYVSEIEAAIAYDTAVQKLHRRSLNFPGSMSAQEIRFQSMYSHETIVDMIKFGCYMRQFVRFKVNELIFGVGNGLQSSWDVGFGVGSEVQYLFVIFQPNQSIQHYSEIVRLALSPALSSCQMMSLEKLPIDDLFLLLPGIDLRILDC, encoded by the exons ATGCAAGGAGGCCAGACTTCTAGGTTCAGAGGTGTTGTTTTAAGGAGCCCTGGAAAATGGGGTGCTCAATTCAGCGTGAAGAGAAAGCAATATTGGCTGGGAACCTATGTATCAGAAATCGAGGCTGCAATTGCATATGACACAGCAGTTCAGAAGCTTCATAGACGATCTCTTAATTTCCCAGGGAGCATGAGCGCTCAAGAGATACGATTTCAAAGCATGTATTCTCATGAAACAATTGTTGACATGATCAAATTTGGATGTTATATGCGGCAGTTTGTACGTTTCAAGGTGAATGAGCTTATTTTTGGCGTTGGAAATGGGCTGCAGAGTTCATGGGATGTTGGATTTGGAGTTGGCTCTGAG GTTCAATATCTATTTGTGATCTTTCAACCAAATCAGTCAATACAGCATTACAGTGAGATTG TGAGATTAGCTCTATCACCTGCATTATCATCTTGCCAAATGATGTCTTTAGAGAAGTTGCCAATAGATGATCTATTTCTACTGTTACCTGGGATTGACTTGAGAATTCTTGATTGTTAG
- the LOC110787419 gene encoding ATP-dependent 6-phosphofructokinase 6, which translates to MANEVHMKVVNGENGYVLEDVPHLSDYIPNLPTYPNPIQDNPAYSVVKQYFVHEDDTVVQKVVVHKDSQRGLHFRRAGPRQKVYFNSGEVHACIVTCGGLCPGLNTVIREIVCGLYHMYGVSKVIGIDGGYKGFYAKNTIPLTPKFVNDIHKRGGTVIGTSRGGHDTKKIVDSIQDRGINQVYIIGGDGTQKGAAVIYEEMRRRGLKVAVAGIPKTIDNDISVIDRSFGFDTAVEEAQRAINAAHVEADSMENGIGLVKLMGRYSGFIAMYATLASRDVDCCLIPESPFYLEGKGGLFEYIEKRLKENGHMVIVIAEGAGQELLSESRNEKDASGNKLLKDVGLWMSHKIKEHFMQNKMIINLKYIDPTYMIRAIPSNASDNVYCTLLAQSAVHGAMAGFTGFTVGLVNGRHTYIPFDRITEQQNQVIITDRMWARLLSSTNQPSFLEAIEVANIKEEESSTAQSSEGENCKKRQGKKPMTMCFCFPAR; encoded by the exons atggcgaATGAGGTGCACATGAAGGTCGTCAATGGCGAAAATGGATACGTTCTGGAAGACGTTCCTCATTTATCAGATTACATTCCTAATCTTCCT ACTTACCCCAATCCTATACAAGATAATCCCGCCTATTCAGTTGTTAA GCAATATTTTGTTCATGAGGATGATACAGTGGTACAGAAG GTAGTAGTTCACAAGGATTCACAAAGGGGGTTGCATTTCCGGCGTGCGGGTCCAAGACAGAAG GTGTACTTTAATTCTGGTGAAGTGCACGCGTGCATCGTGACATGCGGAGGTCTATGTCCTGGACTTAACACTGTCATCAGAGAAATTGTCTGCGGTCTCTACCACATGTATGGTGTCAGCAAAGTTATTGGAATTGAT GGAGGATATAAGGGTTTCTATGCTAAAAATACCATCCCATTGACCCCTAAATTTGTCAATGACATCCACAAGCGCGGTGGTACAGTAATTGGAACTTCTCGAGGTGGCCATGATACCAAAAAAATAGTTGATAGCATTCAAGACCGTGGAATAAATCAG GTTTACATAATTGGTGGTGATGGTACACAGAAAGGAGCAGCCGTGATCTACGAG GAAATGAGACGACGCGGCCTTAAAGTTGCAGTAGCTGGAATCCCCAAAACTATTGATAATGATATTTCG GTAATTGATAGGTCATTTGGCTTTGATACTGCTGTAGAGGAAGCCCAACGTGCAATAAATGCTGCCCATGTAGAAGCTGATAGTATGGAGAATGGTATTGGTCTGGTGAAATTGATGGGCCGTTACAGTG GTTTTATTGCAATGTATGCAACTCTAGCTAGCCGAGATGTTGATTGTTGCTTGATTCCAGAGTCACCCTTTTATCTTGAAGGTAAGGGTGGGCTTTTCGAATACATTGAGAAAAGACTCAAAGAAAATGGGCATATGGTTATCGTGATTGCTGAAGGAGCTGGGCAGGAGCTCCTATCAGAAAGCCGGAATGAGAAAGATGCTTCTGGGAACAAGTTGCTGAAAGATGTTGGCCTGTGGATGTCACATAAAATAAAG GAACATTTTATGCAAAATAAAATGATCATAAATCTCAAATACATAG ATCCTACCTACATGATCCGTGCTATTCCCAGTAACGCATCTGATAATGTATATTGCACACTTCTTGCTCAAAGTGCTGTACATGGAGCTATGGCGGGATTTACAGGCTTCACAGTTGGTCTTGTTAATGGAAGACACACATATATTCCCTTTGAT CGCATCACTGAGCAACAGAATCAGGTGATTATAACGGATAGAATGTGGGCTAGGCTCCTTTCATCGACCAATCAGCCAAGCTTCCTGGAGGCCATAGAAGTTGCCAACATAAAGGAAGAAGAGAGTAGTACTGCTCAGTCATCGGAGGGAGAGAAtt GTAAGAAGAGGCAAGGAAAGAAACCCATGACAATGTGCTTTTGTTTTCCTGCTCGGTGA
- the LOC110787390 gene encoding YDG domain-containing protein At5g47150-like encodes MEVENHGSNCSRVIFSRDFPPEFGIPCSPFKGFSAVKRIHHYTRDFPPGCGPNSQITTNIYAEKSDRKSGFSSDSSTWRRSVTAVRSKPPLGDVTGKTMVFNASSERSSGEREKVVEMEKLQKISREREKVVEMEKFQKISREREKAVEMEKSQKIFREKEKMVELKNSRKISGEREKVVEMEKSQKNSREREKVLEMVKLFRKRCVEISLSGRGIRRIDTAACAELRKEGKISNQSTLIIGAVPGVEVGDKFHYRVELAFVGLHKHYERGIDSMEWRGGRLATCIVASERHLDKMNDPNSLTYIGEGGVVRRNQVGKPPDQELKSGNLALWTNMNEQRPVRVVRGLNLERSYNRKILYVYDGLYEVKACEKKKGPNGNMIFEFQLTRCTGQPAVPWQACRRYQF; translated from the coding sequence aTGGAAGTCGAAAATCATGGGAGTAACTGTTCTAGGGTTATATTTTCCCGTGATTTTCCTCCAGAGTTTGGGATTCCATGTTCCCCATTTAAGGGTTTTTCAGCTGTGAAGAGAATTCATCATTACACTAGAGATTTCCCACCTGGCTGTGGCCCAAATTCCCAGATTACCACTAATATTTACGCAGAGAAGAGTGATAGAAAATCTGGGTTTAGTAGTGATTCTTCTACTTGGAGGCGCTCTGTTACTGCTGTGAGGAGCAAGCCACCATTGGGTGATGTGACGGGGAAAACGATGGTTTTCAacgcttctagtgagaggagcTCAGGGGAGAGAGAGAAGGTGGTTGAAATGGAGAAACTCCAGAAGATTTCTAGGGAGAGAGAGAAGGTGGTTGAAATGGAGAAATTCCAGAAGATTTCTAGGGAGAGAGAGAAGGCGGTTGAAATGGAGAAATCACAGAAAATTTTcagggagaaagagaagatgGTTGAACTGAAGAATTCCCGAAAGATTTCAGGGGAAAGAGAGAAGGTGGTTGAAATGGAGAAATCACAGAAAAATTctagggagagagagaaagtgttggAAATGGTGAAACTGTTCAGGAAGAGGTGTGTGGAGATATCATTGAGTGGGAGGGGAATTAGAAGGATTGATACAGCAGCATGTGCTGAATTGAGAAAAGAAGGGAAGATTTCAAACCAATCTACCTTGATAATTGGGGCTGTACCTGGGGTTGAGGTTGGGGATAAATTCCATTATAGGGTTGAATTAGCTTTTGTTGGGCTGCATAAGCATTACGAGCGGGGTATTGATAGTATGGAGTGGCGTGGGGGTAGATTGGCTACATGTATTGTTGCTAGTGAGAGGCATTTGGACAAGATGAATGATCCAAATTCCCTAACTTACATTGGAGAAGGAGGTGTTGTCAGGCGAAACCAGGTTGGGAAACCTCCTGATCAGGAGCTTAAGAGTGGGAATCTGGCTTTGTGGACTAACATGAATGAGCAAAGGCCGGTTAGGGTGGTTAGAGGACTTAATCTTGAGAGGAGTTATAACAGGAAGATTTTGTATGTGTATGACGGGTTGTATGAGGTCAAGGCATGTGAGAAGAAGAAAGGGCCGAATGGGAATATGATTTTCGAGTTTCAATTGACACGGTGCACTGGACAACCTGCTGTTCCATGGCAAGCTTGTAGGCGGTATCAATTTTGA
- the LOC110787420 gene encoding profilin Sal k 4.0101 yields the protein MSWQTYVDDHLMCEIEGTTNHLAAAAILGTDGSVWAQSASFPQFKPDEIAAVVKDFDEPGTLAPTGLHLGGVKYMVIQGEPGAVIRGKKGSGGICVKKTAQALVIGLYDEPVTPGQCNMIVERLGDYLIDQGL from the exons atgtcGTGGCAAACATACGTTGATGATCATTTGATGTGTGAGATTGAGGGTACTACTAATCATCTCGCGGCTGCTGCAATTCTGGGTACTGATGGAAGTGTCTGGGCTCAGAGTGCTTCCTTCCCTCAG TTCAAGCCGGATGAAATTGCTGCTGTTGTGAAGGATTTTGATGAGCCCGGCACCCTTGCACCGACTGGCTTGCACCTTGGTGGCGTAAAATACATGGTTATTCAAGGTGAACCTGGAGCTGTTATTCGTGGAAAGAAG GGCTCTGGTGGCATTTGTGTTAAGAAGACTGCTCAGGCTTTAGTCATTGGTCTCTATGACGAGCCTGTAACTCCTGGCCAGTGCAACATGATTGTTGAAAGGCTGGGTGATTATCTCATTGATCAGGGCCTCTAA